Proteins encoded within one genomic window of Macaca fascicularis isolate 582-1 chromosome 16, T2T-MFA8v1.1:
- the SLC16A3 gene encoding monocarboxylate transporter 4 isoform X2, producing the protein MGGAVVDEGPTGVKAPDGGWGWAVLFGCFVITGFSYAFPKAVSVFFKELMREFGIGYSDTAWISSILLAMLYGTGLGLALNFQPSLIMLNRYFSKRRPMANGLAAAGSPVFLCALSPLGQLLQDRYGWRGGFLILGGLLLNCCVCAALMRPLVAAAQPGSGPARSSRRLLDLSVFRDRGFVLYAVAASVMVLGLFIPPVFVVSYAKDLGVPDTKAAFLLTVLGFIDIFARPAAGFVAGLGKVRPYSVYLFSFSMFFNGLADLAGSTAGDYGGLVVFCIFFGISYGMVGALQFEVLMAIVGTHKFSSAIGLVLLMEAVAVLIGPPSGGKLLDATHVYKYVFILAGAEVLTSSLILLLGNFFCIRKKPKEPQPEVAAAEEEKLHKPPADSGVDLREVEHFLKAEPEKNGEVIHTPETSV; encoded by the exons ATGGGAGGGGCCGTGGTGGACGAGGGCCCCACAGGCGTCAAGGCCCCCGATGGCGGCTGGGGCTGGGCCGTGCTCTTCGGCTGCTTCGTCATCACCGGCTTCTCCTACGCCTTCCCCAAGGCCGTCAGCGTCTTCTTCAAGGAGCTCATGCGGGAGTTTGGGATCGGCTACAGCGACACAGCCTGGATCTCCTCCATCCTGCTGGCCATGCTCTACGGGACAG GGTTGGGTTTGGCGCTCAACTTCCAGCCCTCGCTCATCATGCTGAACCGCTACTTCAGCAAGCGGCGCCCCATGGCCAACGGGCTGGCGGCAGCAGGCAGCCCCGTCTTCCTGTGTGCCCTGAGCCCGCTGGGGCAGCTGCTGCAGGACCGCTACGGCTGGCGGGGCGGCTTCCTCATCCTGGGCGGCCTGCTGCTCAACTGCTGCGTGTGCGCCGCGCTCATGAGGCCCCTGGTGGCCGCGGCCCAGCCGGGCTCGGGGCCGGCGCGATCCTCCCGGCGCCTGCTAGACCTGAGCGTCTTCCGGGACCGCGGCTTCGTGCTGTACGCGGTGGCCGCCTCGGTCATGGTGCTGGGGCTCTTCATCCCGCCCGTGTTCGTGGTGAGCTACGCCAAGGACCTGGGCGTGCCGGACACCAAGGCCGCCTTCCTGCTCACCGTCCTGGGCTTCATTGACATCTTCGCGCGGCCGGCTGCGGGCTTTGTGGCAGGGCTTGGGAAGGTGCGGCCCTACTCCGTCTACCTCTTCAGCTTCTCCATGTTCTTCAACGGCCTCGCGGACCTGGCGGGCTCCACGGCCGGCGACTACGGCGGCCTGGTGGTCTTCTGCATCTTCTTCGGCATCTCCTACGGCATGGTGGGGGCCCTGCAGTTCGAGGTGCTCATGGCCATCGTGGGCACCCACAAGTTCTCCAGCGCCATCGGCCTGGTGCTGCTGATGGAGGCCGTGGCCGTACTCATCGGGCCCCCATCAGGAG GCAAGCTCCTGGATGCGACCCACGTCTACAAGTACGTGTTCATCCTGGCGGGGGCCGAGGTGCTCACCTCCTCCCTGATTCTGCTGCTGGGCAACTTTTTCTGCATTAGGAAGAAGCCCAAGGAGCCACAGCCCGAGGTGGCGGCCGCAGAGGAGGAGAAGCTCCACAAACCTCCTGCAGACTCGGGGGTGGACTTGCGGGAGGTGGAGCATTTCCTGAAGGCTGAGCCTGAGAAAAACGGGGAGGTGATTCACACCCCGGAAACGAGTGTCTGA
- the SLC16A3 gene encoding monocarboxylate transporter 4 isoform X1, which translates to MGGAVVDEGPTGVKAPDGGWGWAVLFGCFVITGFSYAFPKAVSVFFKELMREFGIGYSDTAWISSILLAMLYGTGPLCSVCVNRFGCRPVMLVGGLFASLGMVAASFCRSIIQVYLTTGVITGLGLALNFQPSLIMLNRYFSKRRPMANGLAAAGSPVFLCALSPLGQLLQDRYGWRGGFLILGGLLLNCCVCAALMRPLVAAAQPGSGPARSSRRLLDLSVFRDRGFVLYAVAASVMVLGLFIPPVFVVSYAKDLGVPDTKAAFLLTVLGFIDIFARPAAGFVAGLGKVRPYSVYLFSFSMFFNGLADLAGSTAGDYGGLVVFCIFFGISYGMVGALQFEVLMAIVGTHKFSSAIGLVLLMEAVAVLIGPPSGGKLLDATHVYKYVFILAGAEVLTSSLILLLGNFFCIRKKPKEPQPEVAAAEEEKLHKPPADSGVDLREVEHFLKAEPEKNGEVIHTPETSV; encoded by the exons ATGGGAGGGGCCGTGGTGGACGAGGGCCCCACAGGCGTCAAGGCCCCCGATGGCGGCTGGGGCTGGGCCGTGCTCTTCGGCTGCTTCGTCATCACCGGCTTCTCCTACGCCTTCCCCAAGGCCGTCAGCGTCTTCTTCAAGGAGCTCATGCGGGAGTTTGGGATCGGCTACAGCGACACAGCCTGGATCTCCTCCATCCTGCTGGCCATGCTCTACGGGACAG GCCCACTCTGCAGCGTGTGCGTGAACCGCTTTGGCTGCCGGCCCGTCATGCTTGTGGGGGGCCTCTTTGCGtccctgggcatggtggctgcgTCCTTTTGCCGGAGCATCATCCAAGTCTACCTCACCACTGGGGTCATCACTG GGTTGGGTTTGGCGCTCAACTTCCAGCCCTCGCTCATCATGCTGAACCGCTACTTCAGCAAGCGGCGCCCCATGGCCAACGGGCTGGCGGCAGCAGGCAGCCCCGTCTTCCTGTGTGCCCTGAGCCCGCTGGGGCAGCTGCTGCAGGACCGCTACGGCTGGCGGGGCGGCTTCCTCATCCTGGGCGGCCTGCTGCTCAACTGCTGCGTGTGCGCCGCGCTCATGAGGCCCCTGGTGGCCGCGGCCCAGCCGGGCTCGGGGCCGGCGCGATCCTCCCGGCGCCTGCTAGACCTGAGCGTCTTCCGGGACCGCGGCTTCGTGCTGTACGCGGTGGCCGCCTCGGTCATGGTGCTGGGGCTCTTCATCCCGCCCGTGTTCGTGGTGAGCTACGCCAAGGACCTGGGCGTGCCGGACACCAAGGCCGCCTTCCTGCTCACCGTCCTGGGCTTCATTGACATCTTCGCGCGGCCGGCTGCGGGCTTTGTGGCAGGGCTTGGGAAGGTGCGGCCCTACTCCGTCTACCTCTTCAGCTTCTCCATGTTCTTCAACGGCCTCGCGGACCTGGCGGGCTCCACGGCCGGCGACTACGGCGGCCTGGTGGTCTTCTGCATCTTCTTCGGCATCTCCTACGGCATGGTGGGGGCCCTGCAGTTCGAGGTGCTCATGGCCATCGTGGGCACCCACAAGTTCTCCAGCGCCATCGGCCTGGTGCTGCTGATGGAGGCCGTGGCCGTACTCATCGGGCCCCCATCAGGAG GCAAGCTCCTGGATGCGACCCACGTCTACAAGTACGTGTTCATCCTGGCGGGGGCCGAGGTGCTCACCTCCTCCCTGATTCTGCTGCTGGGCAACTTTTTCTGCATTAGGAAGAAGCCCAAGGAGCCACAGCCCGAGGTGGCGGCCGCAGAGGAGGAGAAGCTCCACAAACCTCCTGCAGACTCGGGGGTGGACTTGCGGGAGGTGGAGCATTTCCTGAAGGCTGAGCCTGAGAAAAACGGGGAGGTGATTCACACCCCGGAAACGAGTGTCTGA
- the CSNK1D gene encoding casein kinase I isoform X4: MVMELLGPSLEDLFNFCSRKFSLKTVLLLADQMISRIEYIHSKNFIHRDVKPDNFLMGLGKKGNLVYIIDFGLAKKYRDARTHQHIPYRENKNLTGTARYASINTHLGIEQSRRDDLESLGYVLMYFNLGSLPWQGLKAATKRQKYERISEKKMSTPIEVLCKGYPSEFATYLNFCRSLRFDDKPDYSYLRQLFRNLFHRQGFSYDYVFDWNMLKFGASRAADDAERERRDREERLRHSRNPATRGLPSTASGRLRGTQEVAPPTPLTPTSHTANTSPRPVSGMERERKVSMRLHRGAPVNISSSDLTGRQDTSRMSTSQIPGRVASSGLQSVVHR; this comes from the exons ATGGTGATGGAGCTGCTGGGGCCGAGCCTGGAGGACCTCTTCAACTTCTGCTCCAGGAAATTCAGCCTCAAAACCGTCCTGCTGCTTGCCGACCAAATG ATCAGTCGCATCGAATACATTCATTCAAAGAACTTCATCCACCGGGATGTGAAGCCAGACAACTTCCTTATGGGCCTGGGGAAGAAGGGCAACTTGGTGTACATCATCGACTTTGGGCTGGCCAAGAAGTACCGGGACGCACGCACCCACCAGCACATCCCCTATCGCGAGAACAAGAACCTCACAGGGACGGCGCGGTACGCCTCCATCAACACGCACCTTGGAATTG AGCAATCCCGAAGAGATGACTTGGAGTCTCTGGGCTACGTGCTAATGTACTTCAACCTGGGCTCTCTCCCCTGGCAGGGGCTGAAGGCCGCCACCAAGAGACAGAAATATGAAAGGATTAGCGAGAAGAAAATGTCCACCCCCATTGAAGTGTTGTGTAAAGGCTACCCTT CCGAGTTTGCCACATACCTGAATTTCTGCCGTTCCTTGCGTTTTGACGACAAGCCTGACTACTCGTACCTGAGGCAGCTTTTCCGGAATCTGTTCCATCGCCAGGGCTTCTCCTACGACTACGTGTTCGACTGGAACATGCTGAAATTT GGTGCCAGCCGGGCCGCCGACGACGCCGAGCGGGAGCGCAGGGACCGAGAGGAGCGGCTGAGACACTCACGGAACCCGGCTACCCGCGGCCTCCCTTCCACAGCCTCCGGCCGCCTGCGGGGGACGCAGGAAGTGGCTCCCCCCACACCCCTCACCCCTACCTCACACACGG CTAACACCTCCCCCCGGCCCGTCTCCGGCATGGAGAGAGAGCGGAAAGTGAGTATGCGGTTGCACCGCGGGGCCCCCGTCAACATCTCCTCGTCCGACCTCACGGGCCGACAAGATACCTCTCGCATGTCCACCTCACAG ATTCCTGGTCGGGTGGCTTCCAGTGGTCTTCAGTCTGTCGTGCACCGATGA
- the CSNK1D gene encoding casein kinase I isoform X5, which yields MVMELLGPSLEDLFNFCSRKFSLKTVLLLADQMISRIEYIHSKNFIHRDVKPDNFLMGLGKKGNLVYIIDFGLAKKYRDARTHQHIPYRENKNLTGTARYASINTHLGIEQSRRDDLESLGYVLMYFNLGSLPWQGLKAATKRQKYERISEKKMSTPIEVLCKGYPSEFATYLNFCRSLRFDDKPDYSYLRQLFRNLFHRQGFSYDYVFDWNMLKFGASRAADDAERERRDREERLRHSRNPATRGLPSTASGRLRGTQEVAPPTPLTPTSHTANTSPRPVSGMERERKVSMRLHRGAPVNISSSDLTGRQDTSRMSTSQNSIPFEHHGK from the exons ATGGTGATGGAGCTGCTGGGGCCGAGCCTGGAGGACCTCTTCAACTTCTGCTCCAGGAAATTCAGCCTCAAAACCGTCCTGCTGCTTGCCGACCAAATG ATCAGTCGCATCGAATACATTCATTCAAAGAACTTCATCCACCGGGATGTGAAGCCAGACAACTTCCTTATGGGCCTGGGGAAGAAGGGCAACTTGGTGTACATCATCGACTTTGGGCTGGCCAAGAAGTACCGGGACGCACGCACCCACCAGCACATCCCCTATCGCGAGAACAAGAACCTCACAGGGACGGCGCGGTACGCCTCCATCAACACGCACCTTGGAATTG AGCAATCCCGAAGAGATGACTTGGAGTCTCTGGGCTACGTGCTAATGTACTTCAACCTGGGCTCTCTCCCCTGGCAGGGGCTGAAGGCCGCCACCAAGAGACAGAAATATGAAAGGATTAGCGAGAAGAAAATGTCCACCCCCATTGAAGTGTTGTGTAAAGGCTACCCTT CCGAGTTTGCCACATACCTGAATTTCTGCCGTTCCTTGCGTTTTGACGACAAGCCTGACTACTCGTACCTGAGGCAGCTTTTCCGGAATCTGTTCCATCGCCAGGGCTTCTCCTACGACTACGTGTTCGACTGGAACATGCTGAAATTT GGTGCCAGCCGGGCCGCCGACGACGCCGAGCGGGAGCGCAGGGACCGAGAGGAGCGGCTGAGACACTCACGGAACCCGGCTACCCGCGGCCTCCCTTCCACAGCCTCCGGCCGCCTGCGGGGGACGCAGGAAGTGGCTCCCCCCACACCCCTCACCCCTACCTCACACACGG CTAACACCTCCCCCCGGCCCGTCTCCGGCATGGAGAGAGAGCGGAAAGTGAGTATGCGGTTGCACCGCGGGGCCCCCGTCAACATCTCCTCGTCCGACCTCACGGGCCGACAAGATACCTCTCGCATGTCCACCTCACAG AATAGCATTCCTTTCGAACACCACGGCAAGTAG